The nucleotide sequence ATTTGCTTCACAAGGCTTGATGTTCACAAAGTTAACATGGTTTCACAGTTTTTGGAAAttgtaagaaaaataagaaatgatCCATCAGATGCTTCATTTACATTGCTCCAGAGGTTAGGCGTAGTGTTAAGACTTACTTTGCTTGTCAGCTACTCCCTTAAGTTCTGCATGGTAGGATTCAAAATCCTCAAGAGAACTCCTGCAATTCAGAAGCTGCTTGTTGACCTCCTCCTTGAACTTCTCGTGAAGAATCCTTAGCTTTTCTTGTTGATCTGTGTATCAATCAAAAGATATAATTTGTTAACTAATAACATGCAAGGAAAaagcaaaaagaaaagaaaaaagcaggaaaatatgaaatttaaCACGGCTGCATACTTAGATATGTACCTAGATACACAACAAGGTCCACAAAGATCCAAATAACAAAGAACAAAGATTAAAAAAACATCCATGTTGGATAATGGGGGCACAGATTTGGACATGGTACTAACGAATTTCTCAAATAATCTTTCATGGGATTGGCAAAATGCTTCAGCACAGGAGAATGATGAATGAGTTTATAAGAACCAAATCTACCAATGTAACACCATTCAAGCTGGGCTTTTGGGTTCTATTTGCACCaattgtttattatgtttggttaGTTATGACCCTATTGTTATGTTCTACTAAGTACATGATAGCTGTAAATAACAGGATATAATTCTCACTGCTAGGATTCAAAACGTACTTCACATAGCTGCTGCAGATTCCAAAAGGCATATGTAGAACTACAGTTCTTATTAAGAAATAAAGAACTTTTACACTGCTTGAGTTGAATAATCCAAATAGATAGAGAACGAGAAATCGTGAATATTGGATAACAATGCAAATCTTCAGAGATTAACTGCTCTATGATCGAGTACAGCCAAAGGGATCCCGTCATGATAATTCTTAAATAAAATTCGGTTCCAGCTTGGAAGCATTAACATGATGAAATTGGTACCTTCAAATGTAGATTCTAGGCGTTTCCTTTTAGACTTGCCTGTGTTGATCAGTATATCCCTAAAATAACAGTCAAAATGACATGTATCAAGCAACTGTACCTACAGTTTTTGTGATATGTATATTTATATTGGACCCtgtatatatgtgtatatgaGGATAAGAGGGTTTGGTTTCAGGGTAGCACTGGGACAAGATCTTACACATCAGCCTGCATCTGTGCCTCAACCCCCTCAAGGTGCTGATATATTATCTCTCTAGTAGCTGCAAGTATCTCAGAACTTTTCTTGCTTGTTTCAGACTTGATCTTAGTTTGGAACCTTCCCAGAACCACTACTAATTGATCAAAAGCCCTGATGAAAATGAAGAACATAATCAAACAAACTAACAGACTAAGACAAATAATTAATTAACATAGCATAAGACAGAACCTGGTTAGGTAGTTTTCTGGGCATTGTTCTTGTTCTTTGTCAGAAACTATAGTTTCTTGTGTTCCTGAAAAAAAAAAGTTATGAACTGCTAACAATGGAGTCAACAATCAATGAAGGTAAGTAGTTTTACCAGAAGTGCCAGAAGGAGTAGGTGAAGAtaagtatcttttgctcattctatCCTCTTTTAGTTTTGATTTCCTGCCCACATGCTCAAGGGGAGATTTATCAGGGCCCTTGATATCTGAAAGCCATTTGTGAGATTTATATACTGCATTTGAAGAACCACGTTAGTTATGAGTAGCATGCCATAAACATCCTTAGGTAAGAGCTTGAGCTGCATCCTTCTCAAAGTTATGCAGTCAAAATCCAAATAAAAAGCAAACTCAACATAGAAAATAATACCAACTAAATATATGTAATCTACCATGCAGGATATAAAAATGTTTTGTTATCCCATTAATCAGACAAAATTGTATCTTCAATTTGAATATATTCTGTGATTAAAAATTATTTTAGCTTGCTGTAATTGGCAAACAAGAAAGTCATGAAGAAATGAAAAGATAACGGTACAGCCTAATTGAACGTTCATGAAAATATATGTTTGGAATTCTGCATAAGCATGCAATAGTTGGAAATGTAGACTAACTTGAAATATATCAAACAGATTAATAAGCCAGAAATACTACGAGACAGACTTAGCGCCAAAACATGCACATGGTTCATCATGCGTGGAGAGCGGAATAGATCATGGTACACAGTATTGTTGCATTTGCCTTACCGATATGGAACACTAAACACAAAGGGAATGTAAATATCTAGCCAAATGCTTTCCTGTATTAAGTGTATGACAGAATGACAATGTGGTACTCTGACCTTTTGCAAAACTTTGTTCGGAACTTTTACTCCCTTCATCTTCAGTTGGAGAAAGGGGTGAATGAGATGGTTGTTTactgttttctctttcttctgcaGAACCAGGAGACTCACTACCAGGCAACTCAGTGGTTTTATCCATTTTGTCCTGATCCACTGTTTTAGGTGTGCGTTTCTCGTTGAAGGTAAACACATTGCCCTGCATTTTCTTCTTGGGTGTAGAGTGAAAAGTAGAAAATGGTTTCTTTGCACTTCGGCTCGGCTGCTTGGAAGCTTGATCAAAATCCCTGGCAAAAATCAAGAACGTAATCAAACATACTAACAAACTAGGATATATACATAATTTTATTAACAAATGATAAGACAGAACCTGGTTAGGAAGTTTTCTGGGCATTGTTCTTGTTCTTTATCAGAATCTGTAGTTTCTTGTGTTGCTGGAAAAAAAAAGGTTAAGAACTGCTAACCATGGACTCAAATACTCAATGAAGGAAAGTAAGCAGTTTTACCAGAAGTGGAAAAAGGAGCAGGTGAAGATAAGTGTCTTTTGCTCATTCTGTCCTCTTTTAGATTTGATTTCCTACCCATATGCTCAACAGGAGATTTATCAGGGCCATCGATATCTGAAGGCCGTTTGTGAGATTTATATCCTGCATTTGAAGAACCACATATTAGTTATGAGTAGCATGGCAAAAACATCGTTAGGGAACACATATTAGTTATGAGTAGCATGCCAAAAACATCGTTAGGGAATACATATTAGTTATGAGTAGCATGCCAAAAACATCGTTAGGGAAGAACTTTAGCTGCCTGATACTAAAAGTTCTTTCCAAACATGGCAGTGGAATACCAGTCAAGTTTGTTCCAAACATGCGACAAACTTACCAGTGGAATACGGCGAAAACCAGTCAAGTTCTTTCCAATGTCCTTAAAAGTAATGCAGTCAAATCCAAATAAAAAGCCAACTACTCAACATAGCAAATAATACCAACAAATATACGTAAACTACCATGCAGGATAGGAAAATGTTCCTGTTATTCCATTATTGATCACATAAAATCATATCTTCAATTTGAATATATTCTATGATTAAAAATGATTTTATCTTACTGGAATTGGCAAACAAGTAAGTCATAAAGAAATGATAACATGCTGAGACGGCCTAAATCATAGTTCATGAAATATATGTTTGCAAATTCTGAATGGACATGCAAATAGTTGAAAATGTAAAGTAACTTGAAAAGTTTAAATATATCCAATAGATCAATAAACCCAGAAATACTAACAGGCACAGACTTAGCCCCAAAAACATGTACATGGTCCATCATGCATGAAGAAGGGAATAGCCAAATAGAGCACGGTACACAGCATGTTGAACTTGCCTTTTTCAGATATGCAACAGTAAACACGAAAGGGAATGTAAAGCTGTGCGTCAAACTAATTTTTTTTTCTGTATGAAGTGTATGACAGAATGGCAATGTGGTACTGACCTCTTGCAAAACTTGTTTCAGAACTTTTAATCCCTTCATCCTCAGTTGGAGAAAGGGGTGAAAGATACGGTTGTTTCCTGTTTTCTCGTTTTTTGGCAGAATCAGGAGATCCGCTGCCAGGTGATTCAGTGGCTTTATTCATTTCACCCTGATCCACTGTTTTAGGTGTGCATTTCTCATTAAAGGTAAACacattgtccagaattttcttctTGGGTGTAGAGCGAAAAGTAGATAATGGTTTCTTTGCACTTCTGCTCTGCTTCTTGTAGGATGCTGGTGCTTTCTTGCGTCCCAAGGAGCGAGTCACAGGTCTTCTTTCAACAACTTTTGGACTATCAGAATCTGACTCGATTGGATCAAGGGACAGTTTACACTTTGTGAAGTTCACCGTTTGACGCTTCAGTGGATCTGGTGTCTTGATGTTATCAGGAAAAGGTGAAGTGAATACCTCCTCGTTCCCTGAAGATGGTCCTTTGACAGTTTGACTCCTAGGCTGATCAGGTGTCTCGATGTCATCAGGGTTTGGTGAAGCAACGGCCTGCTTGTTTTGTGAGGTGCCACCAAGGATCTCCCACAACTTCATCCTGAGCATCTCACTATTGGGCTTGCCTTTATCTGCAGACTCCAAGTTCTGTTTTCTTTGGGAACTAACAAATTCAGGTGTCCCCAATTTATCAAGGCTGTTGCTGCCTTGTTCTCTTCTTGTTCCAAAGGAAAAGGTTCCTGTTTGCTCACATGCATTGTCATCAGGTTGTGATACAGAGACCTTCATAACAGGGTCAGCTTCAGGAGCCCCTTCAGTGGATACAACATGGTTCACAGCCTCTTGTGAAACCCGAGGTGAAGTATTATCACCTTTTGGTCTAGATAAACCATCAGTTCCCTGAGACAAATTCCTGTCCAATGTAGGTGTTGGGGTAGCATCTCCACCTCTTGATACAGTACCTGCCCTTGGAATCGTGATACCCACTGAGACCTTAGGAAATTTACCAGACGGATATTGGCTGCTGGCTAAactccaatggtcacttgaaGTAGCCTACACATTAACACATATCATAATATGTTAATTTGTTaaaatactactccctccattccaaaatataagtcgttttggcttttctaagtacatagattttgctatgcatctagatttacgctatgtctagatacatagcaaaagctatctatcaagaaaagctagaacgacctataatttggaatggagagtaCAATATAGGGATAACCAGAGCTGAAAAGGTGAAATTAATAATCAGCACACCCTACAAGGGTACAACTTAGAAGAAGAAATTGCTACTCACTTTATGGATGTTCGGCAGCTCAACTTCCATTGGGGCAGCTACAGAGATAACAATAATTTACAAAATTAACTACAGGTGAACCTGACAAATTGGAAAAcaactgcatgaaataagattctgAAAGCATCTTGTGTGATTAAATCAAGCTTCACAGATCACAACCAAGGAAACGCCATTTATAAAACTTGGCGAGAGGGAGAGATTCAGCAGCACAGAAGTGCAGCAATATGAGCAACAGCAAAAACATGCTGTAAAAAATAAGCATACTTCCTGCACATCAGCATTGACATAGGTGGATCACCAATTCATCGATGACCCTTGACTAACCAAGCGAATTAAAGCAGACAAATATCAAAGCAATATAACCATCAAATCCATACATTAAAGTACAGTAGAAATCACGCCTGAGAGAAATTAACAGTAAACACTGTACATTGTCACAGAACCACACCAGATGCATTTATCAAATCAATAAACTTATTGGCTTAAACAAGTGCATTGTACGGAAAAAATTTCAACTCCAAGCTGCTTTTGTTTTCTCTTCCCACTCAAATAACTGCTCTTGGTTCAAATTATGCAAATTACATGCCACAGCTAGATTTGACCTGACCTCTGCAGTAAGACCAAGGATTCATTCCAGACCATTTCAACATATCACACTATCCACGAGCATTACAAGCATAAAAGCTCTTACCTACAGTGAATAGTCCCCTATAAGCAGAATACCACAATAACATAACTGTATCATGTAGCAGCGCACAATATTCAATTATCGTCTTCCTCAACCACAATCCACAGGGTGGAGACACTCTAATAATTATTGCAGAAAAATCGAATATAGTGGGGACAATACACATATACACTTTTAATTAGATTAGATCCGAATACAAATTTCCAAATAGCTGAAGTCGTTAGGGTTCGGGTGCCCGGTTTCGTACACCAGGAAGGGGCGAGACGGGGTGCACATACCTGTTGGGTGCCCGTCGCCGGTGAAGGGGCCGGCGAAGGCCTAGCGAGGGGACCGACGAAGACCTGCGCACCTAGAGTAGGGCGGCGGGATGCGGCGGTGATCGCCTAGTTGCCGCCgcgagagcgagcgagagagagcgCGCGCGCACGCGGGGTCAATGTTTGGGAGAAGAAGAGGCAGGGCGTGAAGTCAGTGTCTCTGAACGGCCCCTAGAATTTTTGCCTGTGCCTGGAATGGGCCGGAATGCTACCTTTTTTTAAATCCCATCAGCATGCGGAGGCCCAGCAAACTAAAACTAATTGTCTCGTTAAAACCTATCTCCCCTTTTATGGTATGGTACGCAGGAGACCTTTTTCAATACAGCGTTTATGTGTGATCGAGTATGGCATTTCCTGTGTGTGTGGCAACAAATTATAGAATTATCTCAGGGGGGCAGATTAGAGCAACAAATGATAGAAGAAGCAATAAAAGGCGGGAGAAAGGTGCCATTTCTTAATAATGTTGGTCGGGCAGAACTAATCTTGACTGGAGtgtcgacgaaatctggtcggcagtTTATCGAGGGATAtgtccacggtagtagatgaatcggtggaggtgcacatgagaaaaccgaatggtgacacagaacgcaagagacagcgattaggcaggttcaggccgtcagcttgacgtaatactcTACATcatgtgtctttgtggattgtattgtgT is from Miscanthus floridulus cultivar M001 chromosome 7, ASM1932011v1, whole genome shotgun sequence and encodes:
- the LOC136462875 gene encoding meiosis-specific protein PAIR3-like isoform X2: MEVELPNIHKATSSDHWSLASSQYPSGKFPKVSVGITIPRAGTVSRGGDATPTPTLDRNLSQGTDGLSRPKGDNTSPRVSQEAVNHVVSTEGAPEADPVMKVSVSQPDDNACEQTGTFSFGTRREQGSNSLDKLGTPEFVSSQRKQNLESADKGKPNSEMLRMKLWEILGGTSQNKQAVASPNPDDIETPDQPRSQTVKGPSSGNEEVFTSPFPDNIKTPDPLKRQTVNFTKCKLSLDPIESDSDSPKVVERRPVTRSLGRKKAPASYKKQSRSAKKPLSTFRSTPKKKILDNVFTFNEKCTPKTVDQGEMNKATESPGSGSPDSAKKRENRKQPYLSPLSPTEDEGIKSSETSFARGYKSHKRPSDIDGPDKSPVEHMGRKSNLKEDRMSKRHLSSPAPFSTSATQETTDSDKEQEQCPENFLTRDFDQASKQPSRSAKKPFSTFHSTPKKKMQGNVFTFNEKRTPKTVDQDKMDKTTELPGSESPGSAEERENSKQPSHSPLSPTEDEGSKSSEQSFAKDIKGPDKSPLEHVGRKSKLKEDRMSKRYLSSPTPSGTSGTQETIVSDKEQEQCPENYLTRAFDQLVVVLGRFQTKIKSETSKKSSEILAATREIIYQHLEGVEAQMQADVDILINTGKSKRKRLESTFEDQQEKLRILHEKFKEEVNKQLLNCRSSLEDFESYHAELKGVADKQKSSHKKLLVNAEKTVGAQINDAETKIAEVQKRARKRMNGLKYVLKELITETAD
- the LOC136462875 gene encoding meiosis-specific protein PAIR3-like isoform X1, translated to MEVELPNIHKATSSDHWSLASSQYPSGKFPKVSVGITIPRAGTVSRGGDATPTPTLDRNLSQGTDGLSRPKGDNTSPRVSQEAVNHVVSTEGAPEADPVMKVSVSQPDDNACEQTGTFSFGTRREQGSNSLDKLGTPEFVSSQRKQNLESADKGKPNSEMLRMKLWEILGGTSQNKQAVASPNPDDIETPDQPRSQTVKGPSSGNEEVFTSPFPDNIKTPDPLKRQTVNFTKCKLSLDPIESDSDSPKVVERRPVTRSLGRKKAPASYKKQSRSAKKPLSTFRSTPKKKILDNVFTFNEKCTPKTVDQGEMNKATESPGSGSPDSAKKRENRKQPYLSPLSPTEDEGIKSSETSFARGYKSHKRPSDIDGPDKSPVEHMGRKSNLKEDRMSKRHLSSPAPFSTSATQETTDSDKEQEQCPENFLTRDFDQASKQPSRSAKKPFSTFHSTPKKKMQGNVFTFNEKRTPKTVDQDKMDKTTELPGSESPGSAEERENSKQPSHSPLSPTEDEGSKSSEQSFAKVYKSHKWLSDIKGPDKSPLEHVGRKSKLKEDRMSKRYLSSPTPSGTSGTQETIVSDKEQEQCPENYLTRAFDQLVVVLGRFQTKIKSETSKKSSEILAATREIIYQHLEGVEAQMQADVDILINTGKSKRKRLESTFEDQQEKLRILHEKFKEEVNKQLLNCRSSLEDFESYHAELKGVADKQKSSHKKLLVNAEKTVGAQINDAETKIAEVQKRARKRMNGLKYVLKELITETAD